The DNA sequence CTGGCCGAATGCAGAGATTGCCGTTATGGGGCCGCATGGAGCGGCAAATGTTATATTCGCCCGTGAAATAAGTGAAAGTGATAACCCGGAAAAAACGAGAGAGGAGAAAATAGAGCTGTACAGAGAAAAATTTGCTAATCCCTACATCGCAGCAGCAAACGGCATGGTTGATGATGTAATTGACCCGAGGGAAACGCGCCAGAAATTAATGGAAAGCCTGGACATGCTCAAGTATAAGTCAGAGCAGCGTCCACACAAAAAGCACGGCAATATTCCTCTTTAACCCGTTTGATTATGGTACAATCATCAGCGTACATAATGAAGGAGGGAACACATTGTGAATGAAAAACGGCTGTTGGATGAATTTTTAGAACTTGTAAAGGTAGATTCAGAAACGAAATATGAGCGTGAAATAGCAGACGTTCTGATTGGTAAATTTGAGGCCCTCGGGCTAAAGGTCACGGAGGATGACTCCAGCACCAGGACAGGTCACGGAGCTGGTAACCTGATTGTTACATGGGAAGGCACTGCAGAAGCGGACCCAATTTATTTTACTTCCCATATGGATACTGTGGTTCCCGGACTCGGGGTCAATCCTGAAGTGCGCAACGGTTATGTATACTCCGACGGGACTACCGTACTTGGAGCGGATGATAAAGCTGGTATTGCAGCCATGATGGAGGCAGTCCGTTCGATTCAGGAAGAAGAAAAAAAGCACGGGAAAGTCCAGTTTGTTATAACAGTAGGAGAGGAATCAGGCCTTGCAGGAGCGAGAGAACTCGATGTGAACCTGGTAGAGGCTTCTTATGGATATGCGCTGGACAGTGATGGTTCTGTAGGTGAAATTGTTACTGCTGCTCCAAATCAATCAAAAATTTACGCGACCGTACATGGAAAAAAAGCTCATGCGGGCGTAGCACCCGAAAAAGGGGTTTCCGCCATAACGGCAGCTTCAAAAGCTATTGCACGGATGCCTCTCGGGAGAATCGATGGGGAAACGACTGCAAACATTGGAAGAATCGAAGGAGGAAGTCAGACGAATATAGTCTGTGACAAAGTAGAAATTACGGCAGAAGCAAGATCGCTCGTCAAAGAAAAAATGAATGAGCAGACGAAAAAAATGAAATCAGCTTTTACGGAAGCATCAGAAGAAATGGGAGCTTCGGCAGAGGTAAAGATTCAGGCAGTATATCCCGGCTTCAAACAGTCAGAAGATGATGAAGTAGTAGCTGCAGCAAAGCGGGCAGTGGGAAATATTGGACTTGAACCGCGGCTGAAGCAGAGTGGGGGAGGCAGTGATGCAAATATTATTGCCGGGCACGGGATCCCTACTGTAAATTTAGCTGTAGGATATGAAGACATTCATACTACTAACGAACGAATGCCTGTTTCAGAATTGATAAAGCTGAGTGAACTAGTAAAGGAAATAATACATGAAGTGAAAAAATAAGAAAAGGGCTGCCCCGATTTTCCGGGACAGCCCATTCCTGTCTGCGGGCAGCTACTGGAGCAGGGAGGCAGGTTCGATCCTCCCGAACTCTAATGATTCAAGAATGATTTCTTCTGAGTGGCCGAGTGTAGAAGCAAGTTGTCGAATCGTAGGTGATGGCCTCTTGTGTCTTTCATATTCATTTAACAGCTCAAGCACAAGAAAGAGTACAGACTGGTAAGTATAAAACTGGTTTTGTACAAGCGTCATCTATAACGACCACCTTTCTTAATTCATTTCTATTCTAACATAATCAGGAAGTTGATTACGAGACTATTTTTTGATTTTTGTGACTTTTATATAAAGATAAAGACTGAATATACTGTTGACATTCCCTTTTATATTTGCTGAATCTTGACTGTGTTTAAATTTCGTTTACCTTCATAAACATAGAGGAAGGCTCCTTTTGCCTCATCATTTGCGAAGAAACTAATACAGTCACCTTTAAAAACTGCTGATTTTTTACAGAATATTTTGTCTGAATACTGACTTGATTTATTTATTAACTGGAATCTATTTTTAAAATCAGGAGGGAAGACCATGGCGGGGCGGGTGATTTTTCATGTCGATATGAATAGTTTTTATGCTTCAGTAGAAGCAGCGGATGACCCCATATTAAAGGGGAAGCCTCTTGCTATTGCCGGTAACGCAAAAAAAAGGAAAGGAATTGTGGTAACCGCAAGCTATGAAGCTCGTGCAAAAGGGATCAAACCACCTCTTCCTTTGTGGGAAGCGAAAAATCTCTGCCGAGATTTAATAGTGAGAGAACCGAGGTTTGAAAGGTACCGGGAAAAATCCCGTCAGATATTTGAACTGCTTTTTGAATATACCGATCTCGTCCAGCCTGTGTCTATTGATGAAGGGTATATGGACGTTACAGATCATATCAATGGCTCTGCTGTTGCTATGGCAGAGGAAATTCAACAGCGGCTGCTTGATGAATTAGGACTCCCGAGCAGTATCGGGATTGCTCCGAACAAATTTCTGGCAAAAACTGCCAGTGATATGAAAAAGCCGCTCGGCATTACCGTAATGCGAAAAAGAGAAATAAGGAAAAACCTCTGGCCGCTTCCCGCAGAAGAAATGCACGGAATTGGAAAAAAGACGGCAGAAAGGCTGGCCTTGCATCATATTCATACGATAGGGGATATTGCTGAACAGGAGCCGGACCGCCTGATTTCCCTTTTTGGAGTACATGGGGGTAGAATGTACGAGAGAGCTTTTGGAAGGGATGATCGCCCTGTAGATCCGGAAAAGGCTAAACAGTTTAAAAGTATCGGGCATTCAAGAACGCTTCCCGAGGATGCCGGAAGTCTGGAAGAAGTGAAACCGGTTCTAAAATATATGGCCGACTCCGTTTCTGCAAGGTTGAAGCGTAAATATGTTTATGCTTCCGGAATACAGCTTACTATCCGCTATAGTAGATGGGAAACAGTTCAGAGATCGTCGAGGCTGAAAGCTCCACTGGATGACGCTGAAGCTATTTTAAGGCAGGCAATGCTGTTGTGGGAGGAAAGCTGGGATGGTGAACCTGTAAGACTGGTAGGAATTACAGGAATTGATCTTATTCCAAAAGGGAGCGCGCAAAAGCAGCTGGATTTGTTTTCATATGAAAATGAACAATCCGAATGGGAAAAAGAAGAAATGCTGCGCACGTTAAACAAAAAATACGGAAAAGAAATTATTCGTAAAGGTGCGGTCAGGCCTCCCGATTCTTCATGAAACATTGTAAATAAGGACTAGGCTTGTTTTCAGTCTAGAGCAATGGCTTACAAATAGAGTTCTTGCTAAAAAATTCGCGATGGAGAGGAACGATTGACTATGTTTTCAGGAACATTTTTTTACAAAACTGAGATTGATAAACCTCTTGATGAAGTATGGGAATTCTTTCAAAACAACGAGAATCTGGCAGCAATCACAGGTTTCCCTAAAATAAGTATTCTCGGTGATAAGGAAGTATTTGAAGGAGCCGATATCCATTTACAAATGAATTTTATAGTAGTAAAACTCCACTGGAAAGGTGAAATTACTAAAGTCGTCCCTGATGCTTATTTTATGGATGAAGGAATAAAACTGCCTTTCCCGTTTCAGGCATGGAGGCATGTGCACGCTTTCAAGGAAGTTTCCCCATCTAGTACTAAAATGATTGACAGAGTAGAATTTTCTTCTCTGCTGCCGTCTCCGATCATTAAAGGGATGCTTAAAGGGATGTTTTCAGATAGGAAAAAACAGCTTCGTGGTATTTTTGGTGAAGTCAAGTAATGTCTTAAATTAGATATCCCCAGGCTGCCTTGAAAATAAACGTCTATATACTTTGAACTTCCTTTTAGATTGCACTTCTGGAAACAGCCTCATTCGTTTACATGGGGATTATTTCCTGAAGCTAAGGATTATCGGAGCGCCTTCTGCAGGTGTCTCTTCCCTTGCTGTAGTTTCTAATTTATCAGCTTTAAAACAGTTTTTCTCTTAAAAAGGATAGACCTGAATAATGAAATCTCCCATAAAACCGGAAAGCTGACAAAATTCCAAAAAGTTTTACACTGTAAAAGAAGAGCCCCGCTTCAAGACGGGACTCTTCTTTTATTTCGTTAGTCTTGATCTCTATCTTTCTCTGTAAAGGCCTTAAAGCAAAAAGATTAATAGAAAAAACGGAACCTGTTCAAAGGTATTGTCCAGAAAAAAGCGGATAATTGTTAAAAATGTTATTTTTAAACTAGAGCATACTATAGTGGGCCGGCAGTGAAATTAATTCACTGGAAAATACTAAGAATTATCGACTGATCTGGCACGGCGGAGGTCATGAAGATAACCGTTAATATTTGCGAGAATTTTACTGCGTGTAATAATACCAGCGAATGCATGATTTTCATCTTCAACGCATACAAAGGGATATTGTATAGATAGTGACATGACTTTTTCAAAAGTGGAGTTTTCCTGGACGGTAATAAAGTCTTCAGCCATTACGTCAGAAACCAGGAAGTTATTAAGTCTTTCAGGTTCCATTCGCTCGATGCCGAGTATGGAGTCAAGAATTCGTGCTTTGCTGATAATGCCGTGCAATTTATTATTTGAACCTAAGACTGGTATAGCTGTATATCCTGATTTTACAAGTACAAGCAGGGCATGTTCCAGTGAGTTACTCGGCTGAACGTGAGCGACTTGATCTACTGGAATAATAAAAGCATTCAGCTTATCGGCGAGTAAATCTTTTTCCTGTATATTAGGCATGTAAATGCACACTTTCTATTTGTGGATTAGAGATAAAAAGAGTACTCTCCATGCATCATATTATCCGGAAAGCCCCTGATTGTCAAACGAATCCATATAGAAACAGAGGAAAGACCTGCCCGGAAAAGTCTATGGGGTAGGTCTTCTCAGCCGAAACTCGTATTGAATAAAATAAATCATTTACGCATTTTGAAAGCTGCGTTTAGCTGGCCGCGGAGCATTTTATTACGTACATCAGATTTTTTCATTTCTTCTTTGCGTATTTCAAATGTCTGCATTCCATCTTCCATTTTGTTGGCAATGTCAACCAGGCGCTCAACATCTGCAAACGAATATTTGCGCGTCCCGCCTTTACTGCGGTCCGGATAAATTAACTTTCTTTCTTCGTAATAGCGTATTTGTCTCTCGGATAATCCCGTTAATTCACTGGCGATTCCAATTCCGATAACTTTTTTTTCTTTATATGACATAGAAACTGACAAAGGAATCCCCGTCCTTCCCGAAAAGTTGGCATTTTCTATACTATATCATGATAGAAAAATCATCCGGGGAAAAATGTAAGATTTTCTTACATAATACGTTTATTTATTTTTGTTCTCTTGAATTAATTCCTTTAATTCCTTAATTTCGGTTCTAAGGTGCTTAAGTTCCTGTTTTGTTTCTTCTTCAGGATCACTGCCGTCATGTTCGGCTTTTTCAACATTACTTACAATAACGCCGATGAACAAGTTGAAAACAACAAACGTTCCTACGAGTACAAACCCGACAAAGTATATCCAGGACCACCAGAGTTCTTCAAAAATGGGTCTCATCACCTGTGAAGCCCAGGATTCCAAAGTGACAACCTGGAACAATGTCAAAAGGGAGAGTTGAAGATTGCCGAAATATTCTGGAGCTGTTTCCTGAAAGAGCATCGTACCGATTACAGCAAAGATATAAAAAATTATACTCATTAACAGCATAATATTACCAAGAGCTGGAATAGTCATCAGCAGTGCATCAACTAATCGACGAAGGGAAGGAATGACGGAGACAGCCCGAAAAACTCTCAGGACCCTCAATATCCGCAGAACAGTAACAAAGTGCGCTCCTACAAATATGTGGCCTGCAGCTACAATAAGAAAGTCAAACCAGTTCCAGCTGTTTTTAAAAAAACTGGACAAGGAATCAGCTGCCAGAAGACGAAGTGCTATTTCTACTGTGAATACCCATAGGAGAACCCGGTCCACTGTAAAAAAGAAGAGGCGGTTTTCGGAATAGACTCCCGGATAGGTTTCAACACCAACTATTACTGCATTAAAGAGGATTAATGAAATAATAACGGGTGTAAACATCTTATGATTTACGATATTCTGAAATTTCTTTCGTTGATCTTCTTTTATAAAAGCCATGGATACTGTATACATTCCTTTCTTCTCTCCTGTGGTTTATCTGTATACAATTTATTACCGTAGCATTGTCACCAAGTGAAAAAGCAGGGGCTGTTTCGTATGTACACCCTGTTTATCTTACTAAAAAAAAGAGGAGGGAGAAAGCAAAAAAGGAGATGTCCCAAAATTCTTCTTAGACATCTCCTTTTTGTTTAAATTATATACTATCAAAAGAAGTCTATACTTCGGGTGGAGACGGATTTTTGCCAAGCTCCTGCGACCGTTCGTAAGCCTTTGCTATACAATCAATAAGTGCTTCCTGAACACCACGTTCTTTTAATACATTAAAGCCTGCTTCCGTCGTTCCTCCTGGACTCATAATCTGCATGTATAAATCCGATGGGGTAGCTTCCTCTTTTTGAACACGCCTGCTGGCACCAATCAATGTTTGTGCCACAAGTTCGCGGCCGATATGTTCCGGTACACCAATATTAGCCGCTGCTTTTTCCATAGATTCCATTAAGTAATAAATGTAAGCTGGGCCGGTTCCTGTAAGAGCAGTAACGGCATCCATCATGGATTCCTCAATGACGGCAGTTTCTCCAACCCCACGAAAAAGAAATTCGGTTTTAGATATATGCTCTTCTGAGACTCCGGGGCCAAAAGCAAGAGATGTCATCGATGCACATACGGCAGCTGAAGTGTTCGGCATGCTTCTGATTACAGGGGAATTCGGAGCTGCTTTCTGCATGGAAGCAGTAGTTACTCCTGCCATTACGGAAATAATTACCGTTTCATTATGTAAATAGGGAAGATACGGCTTTAAAGCCTCCATCCAGTCTTTTGGTTTACACGAAAGAATTAAAAAATCCGTATTATTTATCAGTTCATGAGTATCCCTGGATGTTTTGATACTGTAAAGCCGGGCAAGTTCGGCAAGGCGGATATCGTTAGAACGATTAGTAACGTATATATCTCCGGGTCTTATGTACTCCTGGGCAGTCCATCCTGCTATCAATGCTTCTGCCATAGATCCTCCGCCAATGATAGTTACTTTCATAATCAAAACTCCTTTAAAATAACTTTGCTGAAAAGTATGTCTATTATCATCTTAACAGATTAAATCTGTTAATACAGTAAATCTTAGCTTGTGCTTACTGCTGAATTTTACGGTATAATTGGCAGAAAGATCCTGCAGGTAATTTATAACTTTATATTTGCAGTTGTATATGGTTGTAATGAAAGAGCGTCTGCGGCTCCCCTTAAGTCCGGGAAAATCCTCCCGGTTTTCGAGCGTCAGTTCATAGGAAGAGGCGTTTTCTATAATAACGACAGCGATCGCGAATAGACTCATAAATTTAAACAATGATTATTTGAAAAAATTAATCAAATGAAACGATGCTTTTTAAAGAATGACTCTGTTAAAGCTCCGTGTTGTTATTGGATTGCCTGCGGCTCCTTTTTCTTCGCCTGCCGCGGAGAAAGCCTTCCGCTCTCCCTCCCTGTCGTCCGGGAGGATCTTCCTGCTTTCTTTTTCCACAGGCGTCTTGAAAAACCGCCCTGGCACTGGTTTCTGCCTTGGAGAATTAAAACGAAGAGGAAACGTGCCCGTGGAAAAAGGAGATTGGAAGATCCCGCAGGGCGTAAGCCCGAGTTATCATGAACGAAACTGGCACCCTATCCGTAAATACGTAGGTTAATCGGGTATAGAGATCTGTAAGAACCTCTTATCCCATCAGAGCTACATTACGAAAGGAGCCAGCTTATCATGAATGATACCACAAAATTTGTTGGTCTGGACGTCTCCAAGAACACGATTGCTGTTGCGATCGCCGATGCAGGTCGAGATGCTCCTCGCTTTTGGGGCACCATCCCGCATACGGTAGAAAATGTTCGAAAGTTGATGCGTAAACTCGGTCCATCGGATCGTCTGCGTGTCTGTTATGAAGCCGGTCCTACGGGCTATCCATTGTATCGGCTGCTACTCTCTCTCGGTATCTCTTGTGACATTATCGCCCCCTCTCTCATTCCCCAACGACCGGGTGAGCGGGTGAAAACAGATCGTCGGGATGCGCTTCGGCTCGCACAGCTGTATCGTGCCGGAGAGTTAACCTCGATTTACGTGCCGACGGAAGCAGATGAAGCACTGCGCGATCTGGTGCGTTGCCGGGAAGATGCAAAAGAAGATGAACTTCGGGCCCGTCAAAGGTTGAGCAAGTTTCTCCTGCGCCACGAGCTTCGACCGCCGCAAGGCGTAAAGCGCCAAACGAAAAAATACAGAGAGTGGTTAGATACACTGAAGTTCTCTCAGGATACCCTGCGGGTCGTTTTCCGGGAATATTACCATCAGCTCAAGGAAATGGAACTACGCGTGCAACGGCTGGAAGACGAAATCTATACCCAGTCGATCCAAGGTGTGCACGCCTCCATGATTCAGGCACTTCAATGCCTCAAAGGGGTGGCACTCATTACAGCCATCGGAATTGTCGCAGAAATTGGGTCCTTTCATCGGTTCCGCACTCCCGGACAATTGATGGCATACGCTGGCCTCGTCCCCTCCGAATACTCGAGCGGAGAACGGCGGAATCAGGGAGGCATTACGAAAACCGGCAATCGGCATATACGTCGTTTGTTGGTGGAGGCAGGGTGGAGTTACCGCTATTCCCCGGCGGTCAAGGGAGACTTGAAAAAGCGACAAGTTGGCAGTTCTCCCGCAGTGCAGTTGATCTCCTGGAAAGCGCAAAACCGGCTTCATAAAAAATTTTACCGCTTGCTCTCCAAAGGAAAAGAAAGTCACAAAGCCGTTACTGCCGTCGCTCGGGAACTCCTTGGTTTCATCTGGGCGATCTCTCGAGAAATCGACCCGTTGCCACCCGCCAGTGACCAAATGTAATGCGTTTCTTCTCGGAAATACACCCGATAGATGAGCCCAGGGCTCGAAGGCAAAGGGGAAAGACCGGTAAGGAACATCCACGTGCTTCCTCTGTGCTAGTCCGGCTTCACCGGATGAACGCACGTCCCGAGTTAGTGGAAACGTCCTTAATCCGGAAAGAGACCATGTGAGAACCCACGGATATCAGAGTGCGAACCGTCGCCACTATTTTTGCCTTCGTGCCGTGTGCTTACCTTTACGGGCACGCCGAAAGAAAAGAGGAGGAATTCAAGCGATCCGAAAGAACACGAAAACTTGAAAAAGAAGCCGAAAGGCTTTGGTTCTTTAAGTCGGGCAAAATGTAATACCAATGGCAAAGGGAGTTCTTCTCTTGACAGTTTCGTTCATATCAGGAAGCTGGAAAGCTCCTCCACGGCAGGCCTGCCGGGTTGAAGCGAAGTTTTCTTATATATCAACAACAGGCTTGGCTCTTACGCACGTTTGGTGAAAACAAAATATATCTGACAAAAAAACTAATTTAACCCTTAAACATTCTATCGTTTAAGCCTGGGCCGCCAGCTTTTTAAGTAGACTTATCTTCTGTCATCGTAAGCCGGAAAGACAAGTTCCCCTTTTTCGCGTAAGAACCACAGGCTTTAACAGAGCTTAAAGAATAAGTGTCACAATAATCAGTCTTTTTACCGTAAGCTGTAGTGGACATGGAACGAATCCGGGGCGGTCAAGGACAGGTCCCGCCCCGGACTACCGCAGTGAAGAAGGGATCAGCTGAGGCCGGCCCTGCGCACCCATGAAAACGAAAACGCACGTTCATCGCTTATCTACTTTATTTTCAAGGCAGCCAATCAAATAAAAGGTTTGAGGAGGAATATGATATGCAAACGCCACTTTTAAATAAAGTAGTAGTTATAACCGGCGCTTCGAGTGGAATAGGAGCTGAAATGGCTCTTGAAACTGCCAGAAAAGGCGGTCTCCCGGTATTAATTGCCAGATCTGAAGATAAACTCGTTAAGACAGCTGAAAAAATCATTAAGGAGACAAACACAGTACCTTACATATACCCGGCTGATGTGACCGATTATATCCAAATGAAGAAATTGATCGGTGAATTGGAAGAAATAACTGGATCTATCGATGTGCTTATAAATAATGCAGGAGTCGGGGTGTTTGACTATATCACTGATATAGACATGGAGGAGGCAGATACCATGTTTCGAGTGAATGTACTTGGAACAATGGTCTGTACGAAAGCAGTGCTTCCGGGTATGAAAAAAAGAGCAGCAGGTCAAATTATTTTTATGTCATCGATTGCAGGAAGTATTGCTACTCCGAAAGCAGGAGTTTATGCTGCCACAAAACATGCAGTGAATGGTTTCGCTGATGCTTGCAGATTGGAAACAAAAGGATTTGGCATAGATATAAATGTTGTTAGTCCGGGACCAGTGGAAACCGGTTTTATCGATCACGCTGATAAAGAGGGAACCTACAAACAAAGCGTGGCTTCTGTTATCCTCGAAGCTGAAGAAGTGGCTCGAAAAACGATCAGGCTGGTCAGCCGTCCAAAGAGACAATTAATTCTGCCTGCCTGGATGAGGATTCCTATAAAAATTCAGAAGTTATCTCCTGGATTTTTTGAATGGATGGCTGGAAGCACCCTCAGGAAAAAATAAATCAACCGCAAATATTTATAAAGCTTTTAAAAGACCAATGTTGTTATATAAATGCCTGCCACTCCTTCAGCTGCCTGGGAGATGCCTTTCAGCCAGTCTTTCCATAAGTCCTGAATGACCATCATACTTTCATTCCGCAGGCGTATTTGTCCGCCGCTCATATCGTTAAATAGGAATTTCGTGAATAAAAGACAGATTTTCTGTTCTGGAACTTACAAGAACGAAGCGAATACGGGCCTGTGAAAAAAGGGTGCGGGAGATCCAGAGCCGGTCCGGAAAGCGACCCCCATGGAAACGAAAGCGCACGTTCATCACTTCTATGCTTTAATTTCAAAGAAGAACGCTGTCAGAGCCAATTTCAAAGGTGGTGCTAGTAATAATGATACGTATATTTTTTGTCTGTCTTGGGAACATATGCCGATCTCCGATGGCAGAAGCGGTATTCAGGCATAAAGCTGAAAAAAGAGGGATAGAGTCCAGATTATTGATTGAATCTGCAGGGACGGGTGAATGGCATGTCGGTCATCAACCTCACGAAGAAACGCTGAAAACACTTCGATATAATCATATACCTGCAGGCAATATGGTCGGAAAGCAATTAAACGAAACGGATGTAGATGCAGACTATATCATTGCTATGGACGCTGCCAATCTCGGATATATAAATCAGATGAGGGGCTCCCATACTGGAAATGAAGTATTCCGCCTGCTTGATCTGCTTCCTGACATACCAGAAGATGATGTCCCTGATCCTTATATGACCGGAAACTTTGAAGAGGTTTTTTATTTGATTGATCAAGGATGTGAAGCTTTACTGGATTACATTATCGCAAAGGAAAGGCTTTAGAATACTGCCTTCTCCCTGGTTTATTTAATGCCAATGAGGGTATAATATTTACAGCGTTTGACAATAAAGGTGAGAAGAGAAGGTGAGAGTTTTGAGCGAGCTGCAGAGAGTAATACAAGCAAGAAACTGGATGAAAACAAATGAAAACTTTCTGGAAACATGGCATGCTCACGTGGGTTATGACATGGATTTGTTTGACAGCTTTGAAAAGGGAGCAAGTGTGAAAGAAGTTTCTTCTTCCAGAAACTTATCAGAAGAACTTCTGGAGCGCTGGGTCGATGTCGGTTTACAGGTAGGACATTTGACGAAAAAGAAAAAAGAAAAAGTTAAGGCAAAGAAAAAAATGGTAAGATATGCTTCAAAAGCAAGCAGAGAATCTGTAGGAATTCTTCTCAGTGAAATGATGGAACTTCATATCCCAACGCTTCTGAAATATCCG is a window from the Alkalicoccus halolimnae genome containing:
- a CDS encoding M20/M25/M40 family metallo-hydrolase, with translation MVNEKRLLDEFLELVKVDSETKYEREIADVLIGKFEALGLKVTEDDSSTRTGHGAGNLIVTWEGTAEADPIYFTSHMDTVVPGLGVNPEVRNGYVYSDGTTVLGADDKAGIAAMMEAVRSIQEEEKKHGKVQFVITVGEESGLAGARELDVNLVEASYGYALDSDGSVGEIVTAAPNQSKIYATVHGKKAHAGVAPEKGVSAITAASKAIARMPLGRIDGETTANIGRIEGGSQTNIVCDKVEITAEARSLVKEKMNEQTKKMKSAFTEASEEMGASAEVKIQAVYPGFKQSEDDEVVAAAKRAVGNIGLEPRLKQSGGGSDANIIAGHGIPTVNLAVGYEDIHTTNERMPVSELIKLSELVKEIIHEVKK
- a CDS encoding SRPBCC family protein; protein product: MTMFSGTFFYKTEIDKPLDEVWEFFQNNENLAAITGFPKISILGDKEVFEGADIHLQMNFIVVKLHWKGEITKVVPDAYFMDEGIKLPFPFQAWRHVHAFKEVSPSSTKMIDRVEFSSLLPSPIIKGMLKGMFSDRKKQLRGIFGEVK
- the proC gene encoding pyrroline-5-carboxylate reductase, with amino-acid sequence MKVTIIGGGSMAEALIAGWTAQEYIRPGDIYVTNRSNDIRLAELARLYSIKTSRDTHELINNTDFLILSCKPKDWMEALKPYLPYLHNETVIISVMAGVTTASMQKAAPNSPVIRSMPNTSAAVCASMTSLAFGPGVSEEHISKTEFLFRGVGETAVIEESMMDAVTALTGTGPAYIYYLMESMEKAAANIGVPEHIGRELVAQTLIGASRRVQKEEATPSDLYMQIMSPGGTTEAGFNVLKERGVQEALIDCIAKAYERSQELGKNPSPPEV
- a CDS encoding ion transporter, whose translation is MYTVSMAFIKEDQRKKFQNIVNHKMFTPVIISLILFNAVIVGVETYPGVYSENRLFFFTVDRVLLWVFTVEIALRLLAADSLSSFFKNSWNWFDFLIVAAGHIFVGAHFVTVLRILRVLRVFRAVSVIPSLRRLVDALLMTIPALGNIMLLMSIIFYIFAVIGTMLFQETAPEYFGNLQLSLLTLFQVVTLESWASQVMRPIFEELWWSWIYFVGFVLVGTFVVFNLFIGVIVSNVEKAEHDGSDPEEETKQELKHLRTEIKELKELIQENKNK
- a CDS encoding IS110 family transposase, with the translated sequence MNDTTKFVGLDVSKNTIAVAIADAGRDAPRFWGTIPHTVENVRKLMRKLGPSDRLRVCYEAGPTGYPLYRLLLSLGISCDIIAPSLIPQRPGERVKTDRRDALRLAQLYRAGELTSIYVPTEADEALRDLVRCREDAKEDELRARQRLSKFLLRHELRPPQGVKRQTKKYREWLDTLKFSQDTLRVVFREYYHQLKEMELRVQRLEDEIYTQSIQGVHASMIQALQCLKGVALITAIGIVAEIGSFHRFRTPGQLMAYAGLVPSEYSSGERRNQGGITKTGNRHIRRLLVEAGWSYRYSPAVKGDLKKRQVGSSPAVQLISWKAQNRLHKKFYRLLSKGKESHKAVTAVARELLGFIWAISREIDPLPPASDQM
- a CDS encoding SDR family NAD(P)-dependent oxidoreductase is translated as MQTPLLNKVVVITGASSGIGAEMALETARKGGLPVLIARSEDKLVKTAEKIIKETNTVPYIYPADVTDYIQMKKLIGELEEITGSIDVLINNAGVGVFDYITDIDMEEADTMFRVNVLGTMVCTKAVLPGMKKRAAGQIIFMSSIAGSIATPKAGVYAATKHAVNGFADACRLETKGFGIDINVVSPGPVETGFIDHADKEGTYKQSVASVILEAEEVARKTIRLVSRPKRQLILPAWMRIPIKIQKLSPGFFEWMAGSTLRKK
- a CDS encoding MerR family transcriptional regulator, with amino-acid sequence MSYKEKKVIGIGIASELTGLSERQIRYYEERKLIYPDRSKGGTRKYSFADVERLVDIANKMEDGMQTFEIRKEEMKKSDVRNKMLRGQLNAAFKMRK
- a CDS encoding low molecular weight protein-tyrosine-phosphatase, which produces MIRIFFVCLGNICRSPMAEAVFRHKAEKRGIESRLLIESAGTGEWHVGHQPHEETLKTLRYNHIPAGNMVGKQLNETDVDADYIIAMDAANLGYINQMRGSHTGNEVFRLLDLLPDIPEDDVPDPYMTGNFEEVFYLIDQGCEALLDYIIAKERL
- the cbpB gene encoding cyclic-di-AMP-binding protein CbpB; amino-acid sequence: MPNIQEKDLLADKLNAFIIPVDQVAHVQPSNSLEHALLVLVKSGYTAIPVLGSNNKLHGIISKARILDSILGIERMEPERLNNFLVSDVMAEDFITVQENSTFEKVMSLSIQYPFVCVEDENHAFAGIITRSKILANINGYLHDLRRARSVDNS
- a CDS encoding DNA polymerase IV, producing the protein MAGRVIFHVDMNSFYASVEAADDPILKGKPLAIAGNAKKRKGIVVTASYEARAKGIKPPLPLWEAKNLCRDLIVREPRFERYREKSRQIFELLFEYTDLVQPVSIDEGYMDVTDHINGSAVAMAEEIQQRLLDELGLPSSIGIAPNKFLAKTASDMKKPLGITVMRKREIRKNLWPLPAEEMHGIGKKTAERLALHHIHTIGDIAEQEPDRLISLFGVHGGRMYERAFGRDDRPVDPEKAKQFKSIGHSRTLPEDAGSLEEVKPVLKYMADSVSARLKRKYVYASGIQLTIRYSRWETVQRSSRLKAPLDDAEAILRQAMLLWEESWDGEPVRLVGITGIDLIPKGSAQKQLDLFSYENEQSEWEKEEMLRTLNKKYGKEIIRKGAVRPPDSS